The following coding sequences are from one Hyphomicrobiales bacterium window:
- a CDS encoding cytochrome d ubiquinol oxidase subunit II: MLFNDPTVWLPVVFAGLMGATILIYVILDGFDLGIGMLTPLVGEADRDKMIASIGPFWDANETWLVLAVGLLLVAFPAAHGTILTALYLPVGVMLVGLILRGVAFEFRVKAPAPNKPLWDWAFFGGSLMTALSQGFMLGLYIMGLEWSFATIAFAGLTALCTAAGYAFIGACWLIIKAEGGLQVRAVLWAKRGLAGVLIGFIGISAATPLVSERIFAKWFSVPEIILLAPLPITAVLVTGLLAWTLTHLPDETDRFRHVPFIGASILFTLAFFGLAYSFYPYVVPEQLTLYEAASAPESLMIILVGVIFVMPMIAAYSVLAYVVFRGKVRELRYD, from the coding sequence TTGCTGTTCAACGACCCTACAGTCTGGCTGCCGGTGGTGTTTGCCGGGCTGATGGGGGCAACGATCCTGATCTATGTGATCCTGGATGGCTTCGACCTTGGCATCGGCATGTTGACGCCGTTGGTTGGTGAAGCTGACCGCGACAAAATGATCGCATCGATCGGCCCGTTCTGGGATGCCAATGAAACCTGGCTCGTTTTGGCGGTGGGATTGCTGCTTGTGGCCTTTCCCGCTGCTCACGGCACCATTCTCACTGCGCTCTATTTGCCCGTCGGCGTCATGCTTGTTGGTCTCATATTGCGCGGTGTCGCGTTCGAGTTTCGCGTCAAGGCTCCGGCCCCCAACAAACCCTTGTGGGATTGGGCCTTTTTCGGCGGTTCCTTGATGACGGCGTTGTCGCAGGGCTTCATGCTCGGCCTTTACATTATGGGCCTGGAATGGAGCTTCGCCACCATCGCCTTTGCCGGCCTTACCGCGCTCTGCACAGCGGCGGGATACGCCTTTATCGGGGCCTGTTGGCTCATCATCAAAGCCGAAGGTGGCTTACAAGTTCGCGCTGTCCTGTGGGCGAAACGCGGCCTGGCCGGGGTCCTTATCGGCTTTATAGGGATTTCAGCGGCAACGCCGCTGGTCTCGGAGCGGATCTTTGCCAAATGGTTCTCGGTCCCGGAAATCATTTTGCTCGCGCCGCTACCGATCACGGCCGTGTTGGTCACTGGCTTGTTGGCCTGGACCTTGACGCATCTTCCGGATGAAACCGACAGGTTTCGGCATGTGCCGTTCATCGGCGCGAGCATTCTGTTCACACTCGCCTTTTTCGGTCTCGCCTACTCGTTCTACCCCTATGTCGTGCCGGAGCAATTGACGCTTTATGAGGCAGCGAGCGCGCCGGAAAGCCTGATGATCATCCTGGTCGGCGTGATCTTTGTCATGCCGATGATCGCTGCTTACTCGGTTCTGGCCTATGTGGTGTTTCGCGGCAAGGTGCGCGAGCTGCGCTACGACTAG
- a CDS encoding LysR family transcriptional regulator: MRLEWLEDILAVADTGSFTEAADRRHLTPSAFSRRIQQIEDHLGVELFDRTRKPIQLKPTTDENKSEIARLVGSLRQLSTDLQRSSRLSGNRLVIASQHALTAAFTPRVLRVLQSRHAELYVRLRSANLDDCFSLLLARQADLALLYQAPDQELDESAEFLQTLTVGTDRLVPVFSATDDSLLNERFAAGQLPIIAYPNDVFLGQVMDRTILPRVRSLADAVPRVETALTLAALEFAASAIGVAWVPLSLARKELETGSLHDLSATLPSCELTITAARLNDETTKSEDLIWSLLETFPLDQTGDRPA; this comes from the coding sequence GTGCGTTTGGAGTGGCTTGAAGATATTTTGGCAGTCGCCGATACCGGCTCATTCACCGAGGCGGCCGATCGCCGACACCTGACGCCCTCGGCCTTTTCACGCCGCATCCAGCAAATTGAAGATCATCTGGGCGTGGAGCTGTTCGATCGAACCCGGAAACCGATCCAGCTGAAACCGACGACGGATGAAAACAAGTCCGAGATCGCACGGTTGGTCGGCAGCCTGCGGCAACTTTCAACCGATCTCCAGCGAAGCAGCCGTCTTTCCGGCAATCGGTTGGTGATTGCCAGCCAGCACGCCCTCACCGCCGCTTTTACACCGCGCGTTCTGAGGGTCCTTCAGAGCCGTCATGCCGAGCTCTATGTTCGCCTTCGCTCAGCCAATTTGGACGATTGTTTCAGCCTGCTGCTCGCCCGTCAGGCCGATCTGGCACTTCTCTATCAGGCGCCGGATCAGGAACTCGATGAGTCAGCGGAGTTCTTGCAAACGCTGACGGTCGGCACGGACCGGCTCGTGCCGGTCTTCTCGGCGACCGATGACAGCTTGCTCAACGAACGATTTGCCGCAGGCCAGTTGCCGATCATCGCCTACCCAAACGATGTTTTTCTCGGACAGGTCATGGACCGCACAATTTTGCCGCGCGTGAGAAGCCTTGCCGACGCGGTGCCACGGGTCGAAACCGCTCTCACCTTGGCTGCTCTGGAATTCGCGGCTTCAGCGATTGGCGTTGCCTGGGTCCCGCTGTCCCTGGCACGCAAGGAACTGGAGACCGGCAGCTTGCATGACCTGTCCGCAACCCTGCCAAGCTGCGAACTGACCATCACTGCCGCCCGCCTCAATGATGAGACGACCAAAAGCGAGGACCTCATATGGTCGCTGCTTGAAACCTTCCCGCTGGACCAGACTGGAGATCGTCCAGCTTAG